The Apibacter raozihei DNA segment CTATCATAATATCCGCATCCTCTATACCCATAGGATCGGTAGGCACTTCTGCCGTTCCTATTTTTGAAACCACATGAAGCACCTCCGAAAAATTTTCTTTTAAAATTTTCTCTGCTTTGGTAGTGGTTTGTATACTTTCGGTTAAAGAACTTCCCGGCTGTATACTCATCTGCATAGCAATATCTCCTTCTTGTAATGTGGGAACAAACTCTGAGCCCATTTTCATGAACACGATAACAAAGATTACCCAAACAATAACAATTGCACTTACTATAGTATAAGGTATTTTTAAAACTCTATCTAACACGGGTACGTAAAGTAACTTCAACTTATTCATAATCTTATCCGCAAAGGTTACTTTATGAACAATATTCTTTTTAAGAAATATTGTTGTCATTACAGGCACATAGGTAAGTGATAATATAAAGGCTCCTAAGATTGCAAAACTAACCGCTAAGGCCATAGGACGGAACATTTTCCCCTCAATTCCGGTCAAAGTCATGATTGGCACAAAAACAAGAATAATAATCATGATACCGAATGCAGCTGATTTATATATTTCACCTGCAGTATTGCCTATTACCTCATCCATTTGTTTCTGGGTCAGTTTTTTCCCGACATAACCTGTATATAGTACATGTATAACGCTTTCTATAATAATTATGGCGCCGTCAACTACAATTCCAAAGTCCATAGCTCCTAGGGAGAGTAAATTAGCCGAAACACCAAAGGCATCCATCATGGTTAATGCAAAAAGTAATGACAACGGAATCACAGAGGCTACTATCAAGCCTGCTCTTAGATTACCCAAAAGTAAAATCAAAACAAATATAACAATAAGCCCTCCTTCAATTAGGTTTTTTGTAACTGTAGATATGGTTTTATCAATTAATTTTGCTCTATCCAGATATTCATAAATATCTATTCCTTCCGGAAGATTTTTTTCTATCTGGGCAACTCGTCGTTTTACATTTTCAACAGTTTTATAAGAATCAGCGCCCTTAAGCATTAATGTTATACCTCCAACAACCTCTCCTTTCCCATCCATAGTCATCGCTCCAAATCTTTGGGCAGAACCTATTTTTATTTCAGCTATATCAGATATTTTTACCGGTACGGTTTCATTTACCGATACTACTACATTTTCAATGTCCTGAAAATTTTTAAGCATTCCTTCCGTACGTATATAAAACAGATTGTGTTTTTGCTCTATATATCCAGAACCCGAATTTTGGTTATTGCTTTCTAAAGCGGTATAAACATCTTCTAAAGTAAGATTATAACTTTGTAAAGCCACCGGATTTATGGAAACTTCATACTCTTTTACTTTTCCGCCAAAGCTCGAAATTTCAATAATACCTTCTACTCCGCTTAACTGACGTTTAATTATCCAGTCCTGAATAGTTCTTAACTTTTCTGTATCGTACTGATTTTCGTACCCAGGTTTTATTCTAATTACATATTGATAAATTTCTCCTAAACCTGTAGTTATAGGCATAAGCTGAGGTTCTCCTAAACCCGAAGGAATGTCTTCTTTAGCAATATCGATCTGTTCTTTTACCAGTTGTCGTGCCTGAAGTGTCGGTGTACTTTCTTTAAATACAACGGTTATGATAGATAAACCAAATCTTGATATGGATCTGACCTGGGTAGTCCCCGGTATATTTCTGAGCTGAGATTCTAAGGGAAATGTAATGAGCTGTTCTACTTCCTGTGGTGCCAGTGTAGGCGATGTTGTTACTACCTGTACCTGATTGTTGGTTATATCCGGAGTGGCATCTATCGCTATATCTTTCACAGAATAAATCCCGCCTATAAGTAAGGCTAACGTGCCTACAATAACTAATAACTTGTTTTGTATAGATAATTCAATAATTTTTTTAAACATAAATTCTGTATTTTTTTATGGTTAACATAAAACTTATACTACTTGATTCTATGGTAAAATTAAAATTAACAAAATGCAATTCAATTGCAAATCAACATATTAACATCTTAATTATACTGATTTATATATAAATATTTAATCAGATTTTAATTTATTAAGACTTATTTGTTTATTGAATAAATGGATACAATTATATAAGAGCTATACTTGTAAATAATAAAAATATTCAATTTTAATTTTATCTCAAATAGTAGATATTACAATATTTACCTCGTTATTTATAATGATAAAATTGTAATTTATATCAATAGAATTATATGCTGGGTGGAGCCCTTAATCCGCAACCTAAATCATTTTCTACGGATGAGTAATTGAAGTTATAATAAAATGTATGAGCTACTTTTTCAGGATCTTTCAGCTGAAATTTTAACAGAGATAATACTTCAGGTACCTGAAATATAATTATCGGATTAAAATTATACTCGAAATTAGATACCCTAAAGTTTTCTAAATGTTTTTCCCCCAAATTAACATGCTTAATGATGTCTTCAAATTTATCGAAAAGATTAGCAAATGAATCCTCATCTGAATCTGCAAAGAAACACTCGTGAATAATATTTTCCAACTGGGCTTTGTGTTGATGGGGTATAACCGTATGCGCCAATATGATAATAGTGGCAATAGTCATTGATATGTTTCTAATCAACTTCACAACTTTGCAAAGATAATTAAAAATTGAAAGCCAAATATAATTTGGCTTTTATTTATAAGAAATTGTATTTTATTATTAATTTAAATATCTATTCTATTGTACTGAGTTTTTTATAGTATGCTTTTTAAACTTTCTTTCCAATCCGGAACAGATACTCCAAAGGTTGTCTTAATTTTAGTTTTATCCAACAAGCTATATTTAGGTCTTTCTGCGGGAGTTGGATACCCTGAAGTAGGAATAGGTTCTATTTTTATTGCAGAACGTGATAATTTTTTAATTTCTTCTGCAAACTGATACCATGTGCATTCTCCCTCGTTAGAATAATGATAAACTCCATAAGCCTGTATATCATTTTGAACTATAGTGAGTATGGCATCTGCCAAATCTAAAGCATTGGTAGGAGAACCTAATTGATCATTAATAACGTTAACTTCTTCTCTTTCTTTAAACAATTTCAACATGGTTTTAACGAAGTTATGACCAAAGGGAGAGTATAGCCATGCAGTTCGCAAAATATATGTTTTCGGATTGTATTCCAAAGCAAATTTTTCTCCTGATAATTTAGTTTTACCATATACTCCGAGTGGTCCTACAGGATCATCTTCTTTTCGTGGAGTAGATTCATTTCCGGAAAAAACATAATCTGTTGAAATTTGAATAAATGTCGCTTTTTGTGCAGCACTTGCTTTAGCCAGATATTTTACTGCTTCTGCATTTAATTTTTCTGCTATTTGTTGATCTGATTCTGCACGATCAACTGCCGTATAAGCGGCACAATTTATTACGTAATCAAATTTATTTGAAAAAAAATACGTTTTAACAAACATTTCATCCATAATATCTAATTCCTGAACGTCTGTAAAAACAAAAGTACTTTCCGCAATTGGTTTTTCTTTGATTTTTTGTTTAAGAGACATACCCAGCTGGCCGTCTCCTCCTGTAACTAATATTCTTTTCATTTTAGTTCAACCGGGTTTAGTTTATCAAATGTAATTGCCTGTAAATCTTTTTCCGATAATACTTCTTTACCTTTTTCTATTTTCCAGTCAATATTTAAATAGGTGTCTAAAGGATTTATCCCCATTTCACTTTCTTTATGGTAATAGCCTTCACACTTATATGCAAATATAACGGTTTCTGAAAGTACTGAAAAACCATGTAAAAATCCTTTGGGTATAAATAGCTGTTTTTTATTTTCTGACGATAGTTCTACAGCAATGTGCTGACCAAAGGTTGGCGAATTTTTTCTTACATCTACTGCTACATCAATGACCTTTCCTTCCAAAACATACACCAGCTTAGATTGGGCAAATGGAGGTAATTGCTGATGTAAACCTCTTATAACCCCATAACTGGATTTTGAAAGATTGTCTTGGACAAATACTGGTTTTAGGCCTGTAACCTTGTTAAATCGTTCTTGATTAAAGGTTTCCATAAAAAATCCACGTGAATCTTCATAAAATGCAGGTTCAATTATAAAACATCCTTCTAAGGGAGTATCAACAATATTCATTTACTTGTTCAGATTTAATTTATTTAAATTTCGTAAACTGTTAACCCTATCTTCAAATAAATGCTCTGGTATATCTACATTAATATTATGAAATAAATCCATAAAATATTCCGGCTGATCTTCAGATTTACGACTTGTTAAATTAAAATAGATTGACGTTAACCATAATACTGCATGTATAACGGTTTTATCCTTATTACACATTAGAATTTCTACGGTGTTGGTTCTATCAGAGAATTTAACTATTTTACTTGTAATTGTAACTTCCTGATTAAATTTAACTTCCTTAATATAAGCTATCTGATTTTGTAATGCAACCCACAAACGGCCGGTTTTTTTAGATTGTTCAAAATTATCTATCTGATAATATTCAAGACAATGATCTTCGCGAGCATTTAGCATATAATCAAAATAACGAATATTGGAAAGATGACCAATCGGATCACAATCCATAAAACGTACTTTATGCAGAGATTCGGGTTCTTTAATTAACATATTTTTGTAAACTATAATTTCAGCACACAAATATAACCGTTTTTGCCATACCTAAATTATTATTTCAATGATAAAACTCAATGTAAGTATTTGAACTTAGAAACAAAAATCCTATTTCTCTTAAAATTAATTACCTTTGCAAAAATTATATACAGTTTATATGGCCAACATAATAGCATTAGTAGGAAGACCCAATGTAGGTAAATCGACTCTTTTTAACCGTTTATTACAAAAGAGAGAAGCTATTGTTGATAGTGTAGCCGGGGTAACCCGTGATCGTCATTACGGAAAAAGTGATTGGAACGGTGTCGATTTCTCAGTAATTGATACCGGTGGATATATTGTTGGTTCTGAAGACGTATTTGAAGAGGAAATCAGAAAGCAGGTAGAGCTTGCTATAGAAGAGGCTTCTGCTATTGTTTTTCTGGTTGACGTTACTGAAGGAATTACTGAAATGGACCAAGAGGTTTCAAGTCTTTTACGAAGGACTGATAAACCTGTTTTTCTGGTTGTAAACAAAGTTGATAACGCAATGTTAGAAAATGATGCCATGGAATTTTACAGCCTGGGTTTTGATAAATATTATACGATTTCCGGAATGACGGGAAGCGGAACCGGAGATCTGCTGGATGACATTATACCTACTTTTAAAGAAATTGAATATGTAGATCCTTTTGAAGGATTACCTAAAATAACTATTGCGGGAAGGCCAAATGTCGGGAAATCTACTCTGACAAATGCTTTACTGGAAAATGACAGAAATATAGTTACCGATATAGCGGGTACAACCAGAGATAGTATAGAGACTTTATACGATAAATTCGGATACAAATTTGTTCTTATAGATACTGCAGGAATGCGTAAAAAAAACAGAGTAAGTGAGGATTTGGAATTTTACTCAGTTATGCGTTCTATACGTTCTATTGAGGATTCTGATATAGTTATTTTAATGACGGATGCTACCCAGGGTTGGGAAAAACAGGATATGAATATTCTTCATCTGGCACAAAAATCCAGGAAAGGTATTGTAATTGTTGTTAACAAATGGGATTTAGTTGAGAAGGAAACGAATACACTTAAGCAATACGAAAATTATATTCGTGAAAAACTAGCTCCTTTTTCTGATGTTCCTATCATTTTTACATCTGCAATAACCAAACAGCGGGTATTTAAAACTGTGGAAACCGCTATGAAAGTATTTGAAAACAGAGCAAGAAGAGTAAAAACCAGTCAGCTTAATGAGATTATGCTTCCTATAATTGAGTCTACTCCACCTCCAAGTATTAAAGGAAAGTATATTAAAATTAAATATTGTACCCAGCTTCCTACTAAAACTCCTCAATTTGCTTTCTTTGCAAATCTACCTCAATACATTAAAGAACCGTACAAAAGATTTGTTGAAAATAAATTACGCCAACATTTTGATTTTACCGGAGTTCCTATTGAAATATATTTCAGACAGAAATAAACTTTACTCTTAATTTTTGACTATATAAAACATATAAAAACATAAAAAAAGACGGTAAAGAAATTCTACCGTCTTTTTTTATGTTTTTATTACTAATATAATAATTTAAAAAAGGGTTATTTATAAATCTCCCGGATGCTTAACTGCATTTTTGATTCTGGAAGAAGGTAAATAAATTTGTAGACCCAGTGCAAAAGTAATATCATGCTGATAACCTGTGTTTCCACCTCCGGCTAAACCTTGATATTTTACAAGTGCTTCAAGTCCTACGTTAGGTGTAATAAAGTAAGAATAACCAGGTCCGAATCCAAAGCCGAATCCGTTAGTAGTAGGTTCTCTTTTTTGACTAGCTCCCTCAAAACCAGCATTTGCTTCAAAGAAAAAACGTCCGTGTTTAAGCAGGTTGTTAATATCCTCTTTACTAGCGTAGTAACGCCCGAAAGCACCTACTCCGTAACCAGTTCTGGTTGTGCTACCAGTTCCCTGTTTAGAGATATTCAAATTAACGTAACCACCGACAGCCAGATTATCTTTAATAAAATACCCTGCTTTTGGAGTAACACCTATACTCCATGCTTGTCCTTTTTTCAATCCAAAGTCCATATTAGTGATAGAACCTCCCCACATAACATTTCCTTGTTGAATTTGCGCCTGTACCAGGTTATAGCTTCCCATTACAAAAAACATAATCAATGGTAAAAAATGTTTAATTTTACTCATAATATTTTATAATTTTAATTTATACAATTATAAATAAGAAAATACCATGCCAACTTATAATATTCAGTAAATAAAATAAATATTAATTTTTACTATTCTTTTTTCTAATTAAGTTTGGCAAAAACTATCAGAATTTCATTAATATAACAACTTATAAAAAAAAGCGACTCAATGAGTCGCTTTTTTAAATATTTTGATTTCTGTTTAGAATGGGTACTCAAATAATTCACTTTCGTGATAATATGGGTTTCCTTTTGCTTCAAGATTTAATTTACTAATAGCTGTCATAACTGTAAATATAAATAATCCTAAAACAAATATAAATGAACCTATTTCTAATAAACCTATATTCCAGAATGCACCTACCGTACCTGGCATAATAATATTGAAGAAATCCATATAATGTCCAAAAATAACAACACAAGCCATAATAGGAACAATTACAAAATTCCTTTTTACCTTACTACTTACTAGGATTAGGAATGGTAAAACCAAATTAGGAATTAACATGGTGAAATAAGTCTGACTGTAAAGCTTGTATCTTCCAAAGAAATAGTTGGCTTCTTCTGCTATATTTGCATACCAATAAAGCATGTACTGTGCAAACCAAAGGTAAGACCATAGTAAACTAAATCCGAATAAAAATTTAGTTAAGTCATGCATATGATTATCATTAAATGCAGGAAGATTTCCTTTTTTCTTCAAATATATTGATATAATCAGCATAACCGCTACGGATGATACCAAACAGCTTATCATCGTGTACCACATATATAGGGTTGAATACCAGTGCGGATCTATTGACATTAACCAATCCCATGCCCAACAAGCAGAAGCTAGGGCAAAGAAAACTATAAATCCAACACTCCAGTTATAAACTTTTTTATGATCTGCAATTGCTTTAGTTTCGTCCAGTTTTCTTGTTAATGACTTAATTTTCCATAAAAAGAATATTGAACCCGCAATATAAATTAATGTTCTTATTACAAAAGAAAATCTGTTTAAGAAAGGTTCTTTTGACTTTATTAGCAAATCAAAATGTGAAGATTTAGGATCTGTTAAAGCCGGATCCATCCAGTGATATAAATGATTTAACCCTCCATGCTCACCTCCATAGGATGAAAGAATAATAAAAATTACCATTAATATGCCTCCCACAGGAATAAAGGAAGCCACTCCTTCCATTACTCTGATCACAACCATTGACCAGGCTGCCTGTCCCGCATGTTGAACTGATGCAAAAAACAAGGCGGTTGCAGAAATTCCAAAAAACAACATTAATGGAACGAAAAATGCTGCCCAAGGCCGGTTATGAACCTGTACAAGCGCATGCTCCATATGTTCTTCAGAATGAGGTTCATCATGAAGATATGCGGAATTCATAGGTTGAGCATTCGCTATAGCTTCATTCTGGCTTATAATAAGTTCTATGTCTTTATGATCTATATTAGAGTTTTGATAATAACCAATTCCAAAGGCTATTAATCCTACTACGATTAATACTATGGATGTTAATTTAAGTCTTGATGAAAATGTATATCTCATAGTTTTATTTTTGTTCTGTTGATTGTTCTGTTTTCGGGGCTTGCTGACCTCCTTTAAACTCATTGATTACATACTCTGCAACTCTCCATCTGTCACCAGGCAAAAGCTGTCCGGCATAAGATCCCATTGCATTTCTTCCATGTTCAATAACATAATAAACAGACCCAACAGTTATTACTCTATCTTTATAATTAGGAACTCCTGAATAAGCGCCTGATTGTACAATATTTCCCTGTCCGTCTCCAGCAGTTCCGTGACATGCAGAACACGTCTTTACGTATAAATCTTTTCCTCTTGCTAAATCTTTTTCTCTGTTATCTGGATTTAAAGGAGATTTTAAAATTTGTTTTGATGCATCATATCCTTCCGGTGTATTGGGCAGTTCCATAGGTAAAACTCCTTCCGGATTTCGGGAAATAGAACCCGGCACCGGAGCCAATGCGGTTGCTCCTGATTGTTTTGAAAACAAAGGCACTGTTGTACTTTGTTCACCGTAAGCGACTACTGCTTCCTGATAAGGATCATAAGCCACCGGATAATACATATCTGGAAAATAAACTATACTCGGCTGTTTTTTACTACATGACGCAATAATCAAGCTACCAGTTACAGCTATTAAAATATATTTAGTCAACTTTTTCATCTTCAACTTTTTTAACAGTTATTTCTTCAACTCCTGTAGCTATAAGAATTTCCTTAGCTTTCTCGTAATCCTGATTAGTTAATTCAACCAAAAATTTATCATCGGTTGTTCTTGGATCCGGATTCTGAGCTTTTTGCCCCGGAAAATGTTTATTTAAAACCAAATAAGTTATAGACATAAGGTGGGCCGCAAAAAACACTGTTAACTCAAACATGATTGGAATAAACGCTGGTACGTTTTCTCCCCAGCTAAAACTTGGTTTCCCTCCTATGTTCTGAGCCCAGTCATGATTCATGGTATACCAGGTTAATAAACCTGCAACAGTAATACCTATTGATCCATAAAGAAATGCAAATTCCGACATTCGGGATTCTTTAAGTCCCATGGCTTTGTCTAGCCCGTGTACCGGGAAAGGCGTATATACTTCTTCTATCTGAATTCCTTTTTCACGAAGTTGTTTTACTCCATCTAACAAGAGATCATCATCTCCGTATAAACCGTATATTATTGTCTTAGTGGTGTTCATGTTCTGAATGATGTTTTTTATGACCTTCACTTGATGATTTTACAATAGTCTTAAGCTCAGCTTGTGCTATCACAGGGAATGTTCTTGCGTATAATAAATATAATACCGAGAAAAATCCAATAGTTCCTACGAAAATACCTACATCAACAAATGAAGGCTGGAACATAGTCCATGAAGATGGTAAATAATCTCTTGAAAGATTAATAACGATGATATCAAATCTTTCAAACCACATTCCGACATTAATAACTATTGAAACGATAAATGTCCAAAGGAAATTCCTTCTTAATCCTTTTATCCAAAGACTAGCAGGTATTAATACATTACACAAAATCAATAACCAGAATGCCCACCAGTAAGGACCGGTTGCTGCACCGATTGAAAAATAAGTAAAATCTTCATATCTGCTTCCTGAGTACCAACCGATAAAAAACTCGGTAATATAAGCTACGGTCACCATTCCTCCGGTAACAACAATAACTATATTCATGTACTCAATATGTTTAATCGTAATATAATCTTCTAAATGACATACTTTACGAGCAACACTCAAAAGAGTCTGTACCATTGCAAAACCAGAGAAAATAGCCCCGGCTACGAAATATGGTGGATATACGGTGGAGTGCCATCCTTTTATAACGGATGTAGCGAAGTCAAATGATACAATGGTATGCACGGAAAATACTAACGGTGTAGCTAAACCGGCCAAAACCAAAGACACTTCTTCAAATCGCTGCCAATGTTTGGCTTTACCTCCCCACCCAAAACTTAATATACTATATATTTTTTTTGTAATTGGTTTAACAGCTCTATCTCTGACCATAGCAAAGTCAGGAATTAATCCTATATACCAGAAAACAACAGATACAGAAAAGTATGTACTGATAGCAAATACGTCCCATAACAACGGAGAATTAAAGTTGATCCATAATGATCCGAATTGGTTGGGAATAGGAAATACAAAATACATAAGCCAAGGTCTTCCCATGTGAATTACCGGGAAAAGTGCAGCCTGAATAACTGCAAAAATAGTCATAGCTTCCGCTGAACGGTTAATTGACATTCTCCATTTTTGACGGAAAAGTAACAACACTGCAGAGATAAGGGTTCCTGCATGCCCGATACCTACCCACCATACAAAGTTGGTAATATCCCAACCCCAGTTTGTAGTTCGGTTTAGCCCCCATACCCCTATACCTGTACCGACAGTATAGGCTATACAACCTACTCCGTAGATAAATGCAACTAATGCTATATAGAAAGAAAACCACCACAATTTTCCGGCTTTACTCTCAATAGGTCTGGCTATATCTTCCGTAATATCATGATAGGATTTATCTCCTAAAATTAACGGCTCGCGAATAGGTGCTTCGTAATGTCCTGACATAGTAACTTTCTTAATATTTTATGATTCTTTTCTGTTTCTTACTTTATACTGATAGAACACATTCGGCTTGGTTCCAACTTCTTCTAATAATACATACTTTCTTTTATCCTTAGATAATTTAAGTATCTCTGAATTTGGATCATTCATGTCACCAAATTTAATAGCTCCTGTAGAACATGCAGTTGAACAAGCCACCTGGAATTCTCCGTCCTCTACTCTTCTTCCTTGTTTTTTAGCTTCAAGAATTGTTGATTGTGTCATTTGAATACACATAGAACATTTTTCCATAACCCCCCGTGAACGAACCACTACATCAGGATTAAGAACCATACGCCCTAGATCGTTATTCATATTGTAATCAAACTTATCATTTAAAGCATAGTTAAACCAGTTAAATCTACGTACTTTATATGGACAGTTGTTAGCACAATATCTTGTACCAACACATCGGTTGTAAGCCATTTGGTTTTGCCCCTGTTTTCCATGTGAAGTTGCTGCTACCGGACAAACGGTTTCACAAGGCGCATGGTTACAATGCTGACACATAACCGGCTGAAAAATTACATCCGGATTGGTTGGATGAGGATCTATAAGTTCTTTATACATAGGAACCTGATCCAAGTTTTCCAGAATTTCCTGCTTTTGTTCAATTTTCTTTTTAGATGAGTAATATCTATCAATACGTAGCCAATACATATCTCTTGACATTCTCATTTCTTCTTTTCCTACTACCGGCACATTATTTTCTGCCTGGCAAGCAATAATACAAGAACCACAACCTGTACATGCATTTAAATCAACTGATAGATTGAAATGAGGTCCATCGGTACTGTCATAATCTCTCCAAAGGTCTATCTTTCCAATCGGCATTTCTCCAACATAAGTCTGCATAGACATTTGAGGATTCCATTCTTTCGAATCTGTATTCAAGTAGGTATCTAATGGAACTTCTCTCGCTATTTCATACCTTCCCATTAAGGTACCTTGCATCTGCATAGAGGCAAATTCATGCATTCCCTCAGCAGGCTTTATTTCCACACTGTATTGTGAAAAATTTGACTTATAATAAGCCGGATAAGCATTAATTCCGGTTTGACCGACTTTTCCTGATTTTGCCTGTCCGTATCCTATGGCTAATCCTACAGAACCATGTGCCTGTCCTGGTTGAATAAATACGGGAATACTTTTAATTACTTCTTTTCCGTTAATGGTTAAATTAACTAAAGAACCATCTAACTGCATTCTTCCGTTTACTTTATTTTTAATTCCTAATTTTTTAGCGTCTTCTTCAGAAATAGTTAGATAGTTGTCCCAAGCTATTCTTGAAATAGGATCTGGTAATTCCTGTAACCAAGGATTATTGGCCTGTGTTCCATCTCCTATAGCTGTTTTTGTATATAAATTTAGTTCTAAATTACCCGCTTTTATAGAAGAAAGTGCAGATAAAGCTTTTTGAGCATCTCCACCACTAGCGGTTAATGATATACTTTCTGATGTTTCGTTGTATCCATTATATAAAGCCTGATTAAAGCTATATCCTAACATACCTCCTAGTTGAGATTGCCAGAATTGTTTTAAAAAGGTATAATATGCATTCGTTTGTACCGGTGTTGCGGTAGCTGTAGTATATGCGGAGTTAAACTGTGTAGTTCCATCTGCACTTACTGATGAAGCAGCTATTGACACAGAATCGTTTGAAGTAGAATCTGAAGTGATTTTATTAGCTTCGGAAATGGATGAAATATTTTTTGCCGGCTGATTTTTCCATATTAGAAGTGAATCTTGAAACTGGCGAGTATCAAAAATTCTCTGTATTGTCGGCTGTGATAACAAATAAACTCCTGTAGCTGGATTCAAATCTCCCCATGATTCTAACCAATGAGGAACCGGAGCTAATGCTTTTGCTGTTGAAGCTGTTTCATTTGCATATTCTGTTAATGATACTGAACATGGTATTTTAGTTAACAATTGAGTTAACTTAGCACTGTCATAATAAGAATAAACAGGATTTGTATTAAAGTTTAATAAAACACCTACCTGTCCAGATGACATCCAATTTACAAATTCTTCAAATCTGGTGTCATCAGATTCTTTACTTAAAAGAACTTTATCTTTTCTAATAACTTCAGAGTTTATTTTCTGATTAATCAGATTAGCCAACACATATGAAGATTTATCTCCTTCAGCAAAAACAACAGCTTTTGAACCTTTTGCTTTTAACAAGTCCGCAATTTTTTTTGCATTTGCATCGGTTGATACACCATCGATAGCTTTATAAACTTCTGCTAAAAATTTTTGTACGGCAGAAGGTTTTAAAGGAATTCTTTCATCTGAATTAGCCCCTGATAAGCTTAAATTTGATTCAATTTGAATATGTTTAAGCATATTCTGGCCCGGAGTTTTCGCTTTCGCATATCCTTCTTCTAAATGCCCTCCATTCCAGTCATTTAGAAAATCTGCTCCAAATGATACCAATAATTCGGCTTTGGAGAGATCATATATAGGTAATGCACGAACCCCGAAAACCTCCTGAGCTGCATCTAGTGCAGGTGCGTATGATACTGAATCGTATACTACATGCTCAGTAGTCGGATATTCGGCTTTAAAA contains these protein-coding regions:
- the nrfD gene encoding NrfD/PsrC family molybdoenzyme membrane anchor subunit, with the protein product MSGHYEAPIREPLILGDKSYHDITEDIARPIESKAGKLWWFSFYIALVAFIYGVGCIAYTVGTGIGVWGLNRTTNWGWDITNFVWWVGIGHAGTLISAVLLLFRQKWRMSINRSAEAMTIFAVIQAALFPVIHMGRPWLMYFVFPIPNQFGSLWINFNSPLLWDVFAISTYFSVSVVFWYIGLIPDFAMVRDRAVKPITKKIYSILSFGWGGKAKHWQRFEEVSLVLAGLATPLVFSVHTIVSFDFATSVIKGWHSTVYPPYFVAGAIFSGFAMVQTLLSVARKVCHLEDYITIKHIEYMNIVIVVTGGMVTVAYITEFFIGWYSGSRYEDFTYFSIGAATGPYWWAFWLLILCNVLIPASLWIKGLRRNFLWTFIVSIVINVGMWFERFDIIVINLSRDYLPSSWTMFQPSFVDVGIFVGTIGFFSVLYLLYARTFPVIAQAELKTIVKSSSEGHKKHHSEHEHH
- a CDS encoding TAT-variant-translocated molybdopterin oxidoreductase, whose amino-acid sequence is MASKDKIKFRSIEELNDPSLTEKLARNEFVEELPIDEFLGDDNAMFSTKTSRRDFLKFLGFGTAAVTLAACEAPITKSVPYVVKPEGIIPGIPNYYASTLFDGFDFASVLVKTREGRPIKIDKNTNANLFGGCTARSLASVLSLYDNNRAKGPVLNNADTDWKTLDAYVLKGLNEAKSTGKKVVILTPSLPSPSTKKIISDFKAEYPTTEHVVYDSVSYAPALDAAQEVFGVRALPIYDLSKAELLVSFGADFLNDWNGGHLEEGYAKAKTPGQNMLKHIQIESNLSLSGANSDERIPLKPSAVQKFLAEVYKAIDGVSTDANAKKIADLLKAKGSKAVVFAEGDKSSYVLANLINQKINSEVIRKDKVLLSKESDDTRFEEFVNWMSSGQVGVLLNFNTNPVYSYYDSAKLTQLLTKIPCSVSLTEYANETASTAKALAPVPHWLESWGDLNPATGVYLLSQPTIQRIFDTRQFQDSLLIWKNQPAKNISSISEANKITSDSTSNDSVSIAASSVSADGTTQFNSAYTTATATPVQTNAYYTFLKQFWQSQLGGMLGYSFNQALYNGYNETSESISLTASGGDAQKALSALSSIKAGNLELNLYTKTAIGDGTQANNPWLQELPDPISRIAWDNYLTISEEDAKKLGIKNKVNGRMQLDGSLVNLTINGKEVIKSIPVFIQPGQAHGSVGLAIGYGQAKSGKVGQTGINAYPAYYKSNFSQYSVEIKPAEGMHEFASMQMQGTLMGRYEIAREVPLDTYLNTDSKEWNPQMSMQTYVGEMPIGKIDLWRDYDSTDGPHFNLSVDLNACTGCGSCIIACQAENNVPVVGKEEMRMSRDMYWLRIDRYYSSKKKIEQKQEILENLDQVPMYKELIDPHPTNPDVIFQPVMCQHCNHAPCETVCPVAATSHGKQGQNQMAYNRCVGTRYCANNCPYKVRRFNWFNYALNDKFDYNMNNDLGRMVLNPDVVVRSRGVMEKCSMCIQMTQSTILEAKKQGRRVEDGEFQVACSTACSTGAIKFGDMNDPNSEILKLSKDKRKYVLLEEVGTKPNVFYQYKVRNRKES